The proteins below are encoded in one region of Micromonospora pisi:
- a CDS encoding YlbL family protein, which produces MRRRGVTVLLGALLTALLSLGVVGTPIPYVVLGPGPTVNTLGSEDGKEVIKVTGRETSSSAGQLRLTTVGVQPDVRLLSAISGWLSDSEAVVPRELIYPPGQTQQQVDERNAEDFTASQTSAETAALTELGFPVQVTVKVVTPGGPSVDRLKPDDVITTVNGQPVTTATKLTELVRAQPAGTALTVGFQRGGVASTTTVTTTAASGQPPRIGVEIEQRQPHPFELQIDLNDIGGPSAGLMFTLGIIDKLTPDDLTGGKIIAGTGTIDDEGNVGPIGGIPQKLVGAKQAGAVSFLVPADNCAEAVRNPQPGLPLYRVATLKDALNALNLLRTGGQPPLC; this is translated from the coding sequence ATGAGACGTCGCGGGGTCACAGTCCTGCTCGGTGCACTGCTCACCGCCCTGCTCAGCCTCGGCGTGGTCGGGACACCGATCCCGTACGTGGTGCTCGGACCCGGCCCCACGGTCAACACGCTGGGCTCCGAGGACGGCAAGGAGGTGATCAAGGTGACCGGCCGGGAGACCTCCAGCTCGGCGGGGCAGCTGCGGCTGACCACGGTCGGCGTACAGCCCGACGTGCGGCTGCTGTCGGCGATCTCCGGCTGGCTCTCCGACTCCGAGGCCGTGGTGCCGCGCGAACTGATCTACCCGCCGGGGCAGACGCAGCAGCAGGTCGACGAGCGCAACGCCGAGGACTTCACCGCGTCGCAGACCAGCGCCGAGACCGCCGCGCTGACCGAACTGGGCTTCCCGGTGCAGGTCACGGTCAAGGTCGTGACCCCGGGCGGGCCATCGGTGGACCGGCTCAAGCCCGATGACGTGATCACGACGGTGAACGGGCAGCCGGTCACCACCGCCACGAAGCTCACCGAGCTGGTCCGGGCCCAGCCGGCCGGCACCGCGCTCACCGTCGGCTTCCAGCGCGGCGGCGTCGCCTCGACCACCACCGTCACCACCACCGCGGCCAGCGGTCAGCCGCCACGGATCGGGGTGGAGATCGAGCAACGGCAGCCGCACCCGTTCGAGCTGCAGATCGACCTGAACGACATCGGCGGCCCCAGCGCCGGGCTCATGTTCACCCTGGGCATCATCGACAAGCTCACCCCCGACGACCTGACCGGCGGGAAGATCATCGCCGGCACCGGGACCATCGACGACGAGGGCAACGTCGGGCCGATCGGTGGCATCCCGCAGAAGCTGGTCGGGGCGAAGCAGGCCGGCGCGGTGTCGTTCCTGGTGCCGGCGGACAACTGCGCCGAGGCGGTCCGCAACCCCCAGCCGGGCCTGCCGCTGTACCGGGTGGCCACGCTCAAGGACGCACTCAACGCGTTGAATCTGCTACGCACCGGAGGTCAACCGCCACTCTGTTGA
- a CDS encoding zinc-dependent metalloprotease: MQQFMAQLQQLLAAPGSGPVNWDLARQVAASQLSSTGDPAVTPFERHAVEEALRLADLWLEPSSALPSGIQTSVAWNRNEWIFRTLDVWRKLCDPVAGRMVGAMGDLVPPEARAQLGPMQSMVATLGGALFGGQLGQALGSLAAEVLSAGDIGLPLGPAGTAALVPANIREYGAGLELPEDEVRLYVALREAAHQRLFGHVPWLRGHVLTAVETYAAGITVNREAIEEAMGRVDPTNPESMQALALEGIFTPEDTPSQKASLARLETALALVEGWVCHVVDSAASERLPNVVKLGEAFRRRRAAGGPAEQTFAALVGLELRPRRLREAAALWAALTEHRGIAGRDAIWGHPDLLPSGEEFADPEGFARAQLDLDELDSFDFTQPGGPAGGDRISGDQTDEGPEQPGDKNPS; this comes from the coding sequence ATGCAGCAGTTCATGGCTCAGCTGCAGCAACTGCTCGCCGCCCCGGGCAGTGGCCCGGTCAACTGGGACCTGGCCCGCCAGGTGGCGGCCAGCCAGCTCAGCTCGACCGGAGACCCGGCGGTCACCCCGTTCGAGCGACACGCTGTGGAAGAGGCGCTGCGCCTCGCCGACCTGTGGCTGGAGCCCAGCTCCGCGCTCCCGTCGGGCATCCAGACCTCGGTGGCGTGGAACCGCAACGAGTGGATCTTCCGGACCCTCGACGTCTGGCGCAAGCTCTGCGACCCGGTCGCCGGCCGGATGGTCGGGGCCATGGGCGACCTGGTGCCACCGGAGGCCCGCGCCCAGCTCGGCCCGATGCAGTCGATGGTCGCCACCCTCGGCGGGGCCCTCTTCGGCGGACAGCTCGGCCAGGCGCTCGGCTCGCTCGCCGCCGAGGTGCTCTCGGCCGGGGACATCGGGCTTCCGCTCGGACCGGCCGGCACGGCCGCGCTGGTCCCGGCGAACATCCGGGAGTACGGCGCCGGCCTGGAACTGCCGGAGGACGAGGTCCGGCTCTACGTGGCGCTCCGCGAAGCAGCCCACCAGCGACTCTTCGGGCACGTGCCGTGGTTGCGCGGGCATGTCCTCACCGCGGTGGAGACGTACGCCGCGGGCATCACGGTCAACCGTGAGGCGATCGAGGAGGCGATGGGGCGGGTCGACCCGACCAATCCCGAGTCGATGCAGGCGCTGGCCCTGGAGGGCATCTTCACCCCGGAGGACACGCCGTCACAGAAGGCGTCGCTGGCCCGCCTGGAGACAGCGTTGGCCCTGGTCGAGGGGTGGGTCTGCCACGTCGTCGACAGCGCCGCCTCGGAACGGCTGCCCAACGTGGTCAAGCTCGGCGAGGCGTTCCGTCGCCGCCGGGCGGCGGGCGGACCGGCCGAGCAGACCTTCGCCGCTCTGGTCGGACTGGAGCTGCGGCCGAGGCGGCTGCGGGAGGCCGCGGCGCTCTGGGCGGCGCTGACCGAGCACCGGGGAATCGCCGGGCGCGACGCCATCTGGGGGCACCCGGACCTGCTTCCCTCCGGCGAGGAGTTCGCCGACCCGGAGGGCTTCGCCCGCGCTCAGCTCGACCTCGACGAACTGGACTCGTTCGACTTCACCCAGCCGGGCGGCCCGGCGGGCGGGGACCGCATCAGCGGTGACCAGACCGACGAGGGCCCGGAGCAGCCCGGGGACAAGAACCCTTCCTGA
- a CDS encoding M48 family metallopeptidase, which yields MAGARKPVVEVRRSVRRRRTVSAYRDGERVVVLIPDQFSRAEESEWVDRMLARLAAREERNGRSDDDLLLRAQRLIDRYLAEHGRVAVPASVRWVTNQNGRWGSCTPADRTIRISHRVQEMPEWVIDYVLLHELAHLVVPSHNARFWALVGRYPKTERARGYLEGVAAVAVNLTD from the coding sequence ATGGCTGGGGCGCGCAAGCCGGTCGTCGAGGTACGGCGCAGTGTGCGCCGGCGCCGGACGGTGTCCGCCTACCGCGACGGTGAGCGGGTCGTGGTGCTGATCCCGGACCAGTTCTCCCGCGCCGAGGAGAGCGAGTGGGTCGACCGGATGCTCGCCCGGCTGGCCGCCCGGGAGGAACGCAACGGTCGGTCCGACGACGATCTGCTGCTCCGGGCCCAACGGCTGATCGACCGATACCTCGCCGAGCACGGTCGGGTGGCCGTCCCGGCGAGCGTCCGGTGGGTCACCAACCAGAACGGGCGCTGGGGCTCCTGCACCCCGGCCGACCGCACCATCCGGATCTCGCACCGGGTCCAGGAGATGCCCGAGTGGGTGATCGACTACGTGCTCCTGCACGAACTGGCCCACCTCGTCGTACCGAGCCACAACGCCCGGTTCTGGGCCCTGGTGGGGCGCTACCCCAAGACCGAGCGGGCCCGGGGCTATCTGGAAGGGGTGGCCGCCGTCGCGGTCAACCTGACCGACTGA
- a CDS encoding DUF5679 domain-containing protein produces the protein MADKAQTYNGYCVKCKEKRDFEGNVEVSKTGMNMAKGKCPVCGTTVNRILGKAKV, from the coding sequence GTGGCCGACAAGGCCCAGACCTACAACGGGTACTGCGTCAAGTGCAAGGAAAAGCGTGACTTCGAGGGCAACGTCGAGGTGTCCAAGACGGGCATGAACATGGCCAAGGGCAAATGTCCCGTCTGCGGAACGACGGTCAACCGGATCCTCGGCAAGGCCAAGGTCTGA
- a CDS encoding ThiF family adenylyltransferase, which yields MTRSALPRPTLLPGLARLWRDRHTLQLGLDPSRAVLLEMADPGAARLLDLLDGSRSERMILDHAEALRIEREDARTLIDTLRTAGLVVGAHTLLPPDLPEPDRQRLTSEATAIALRGPEATATPAQLLRRRRAARVVVTGQGRLGGPVAVALAQAGVGHVQPDLTGRVDAADVVGGGAVSADLHRPRAEAVADAIARAAPGTETRAVRRGGANLVVQVGTDRPAGLLAAGYAQRRQAHLLLSLHDGVPVVGPLVPATGSPCLNCRDLHRRDRDPGWPELAAQLAGEPALQPCSTPTLISAVGYATGEVLGFLDGGSPETVGAAVEIRTPGRFRRRAWPPHPACGCTSRRRRRRSTATE from the coding sequence ATGACACGAAGCGCACTCCCCCGCCCCACCCTGCTCCCCGGCCTGGCCCGCCTCTGGCGCGACCGGCACACCCTGCAACTCGGCCTCGACCCCAGTCGCGCCGTGCTGCTGGAAATGGCCGATCCCGGCGCCGCCCGCCTGCTCGACCTGCTCGACGGCAGCCGGAGCGAACGCATGATCCTCGACCACGCGGAAGCCCTACGGATCGAACGGGAAGACGCCCGTACGCTGATCGACACCCTGCGCACCGCGGGCCTGGTCGTCGGCGCGCACACCCTGCTCCCCCCGGACCTGCCCGAACCGGACCGGCAGCGGCTCACCAGCGAAGCCACCGCGATCGCCCTACGCGGGCCCGAGGCGACCGCCACCCCCGCCCAACTCCTGCGACGCCGCCGGGCGGCCCGGGTCGTGGTCACCGGCCAGGGCCGGCTCGGCGGGCCGGTCGCGGTCGCCCTCGCCCAGGCCGGCGTCGGTCATGTCCAGCCCGACCTGACCGGACGGGTGGACGCGGCCGACGTGGTCGGAGGTGGGGCGGTCAGCGCCGACCTGCACCGTCCCCGGGCCGAGGCGGTCGCCGACGCCATCGCCCGCGCCGCGCCGGGCACCGAGACCCGGGCGGTACGCCGCGGCGGCGCCAACCTGGTGGTCCAGGTCGGCACCGACCGGCCGGCCGGCCTGCTCGCCGCCGGGTACGCCCAGCGCCGACAGGCCCACCTGCTGCTCAGCCTGCACGACGGCGTACCCGTGGTCGGGCCGCTGGTCCCCGCCACCGGCTCTCCCTGCCTCAACTGCCGCGACCTGCACCGCCGTGACCGGGACCCGGGCTGGCCGGAACTCGCCGCGCAACTCGCCGGGGAACCCGCGCTCCAGCCCTGCAGCACCCCGACGCTGATCTCCGCAGTCGGATACGCCACCGGCGAGGTGCTCGGATTTCTCGACGGCGGCTCACCGGAGACCGTCGGAGCGGCGGTCGAGATTCGGACACCGGGGCGATTTCGCCGCCGGGCCTGGCCCCCACACCCCGCCTGTGGCTGCACGTCACGGCGGCGTCGACGACGTTCAACCGCCACGGAATAA
- a CDS encoding ABC1 kinase family protein, whose amino-acid sequence MTDIPRRAVSRTAKLAALPLGFAGRTVLGVGKRVTGLASEVISAEIQQRTAEQLFSVLGQLKGGAMKFGQALSVFEAALPEEIAAPYRQALTKLQESAPPLPVASVHKVLSEQLGPDWQSYFLEFNDKPAAAASIGQVHQAIWNGPPVVPAGTRRRGTKTTARAAATGRPVAVKVQYPGAGDALLADLKQLSRLGTMFRAIQPGLDIKPLLAELRDRISEELDYELEAESQRAFAAAYAGDPEIFVPEVVAASPRVLVTDWVDGTPLSQIIASGTEEERNQAGRHLATLHFSAPGRAGLLHADPHPGNFRLLADGRLGVIDFGAVARLPGGHPEPVGRLVRLALAGEAEAVVDGLRGEGFIKPDEVIDAEAVLDFIMPVLEPLSVEEFRFTRAWLRVEAGRLTNPRSPAYQLSRQLNLPPSYLLIHRVTLGSIGILSQLEAKAPYRAIVERWLPGFAPPA is encoded by the coding sequence GTGACCGACATCCCGCGCCGGGCCGTCTCCCGGACCGCCAAGCTAGCCGCCCTGCCGCTCGGCTTCGCCGGTCGGACCGTGCTCGGCGTCGGCAAGCGCGTCACCGGGCTCGCCTCGGAGGTGATCTCAGCCGAGATTCAGCAACGTACGGCCGAACAGCTGTTCAGTGTGCTCGGACAGCTCAAGGGCGGCGCGATGAAGTTCGGCCAGGCGCTCTCGGTGTTCGAGGCGGCGCTGCCGGAGGAGATCGCCGCGCCTTACCGACAGGCCCTGACCAAGCTCCAGGAATCGGCGCCGCCGCTGCCGGTGGCGAGCGTGCACAAGGTGCTGAGCGAACAGCTCGGACCGGACTGGCAGTCGTACTTCCTGGAATTCAATGACAAACCAGCCGCGGCGGCGAGTATCGGGCAGGTCCACCAGGCGATCTGGAACGGCCCCCCGGTCGTCCCGGCCGGGACCCGCCGCCGGGGCACGAAGACCACCGCCCGCGCCGCCGCCACCGGCCGACCGGTGGCGGTCAAGGTGCAGTACCCCGGAGCCGGCGACGCCCTGCTCGCCGACCTCAAGCAGCTCTCCCGGCTCGGCACCATGTTCCGGGCCATCCAGCCCGGGCTCGACATCAAACCGCTCCTCGCCGAACTGCGTGACCGGATCAGCGAGGAACTCGACTACGAACTCGAAGCGGAATCGCAGCGCGCCTTCGCCGCCGCGTACGCGGGCGACCCGGAGATCTTCGTACCCGAGGTGGTGGCGGCGAGTCCGCGGGTACTGGTCACCGACTGGGTCGACGGCACCCCGCTGTCCCAGATCATCGCCAGCGGCACCGAGGAAGAGCGCAACCAGGCCGGGCGGCACCTCGCCACCCTGCACTTCTCCGCCCCCGGCCGGGCCGGGCTGCTCCACGCCGACCCGCACCCGGGCAACTTCCGGCTGCTGGCGGACGGCCGACTCGGGGTGATCGACTTCGGTGCGGTGGCCCGGCTCCCCGGCGGCCACCCCGAACCGGTCGGGCGGCTGGTCCGGCTGGCGCTCGCCGGCGAGGCCGAGGCCGTGGTCGACGGCCTGCGGGGCGAGGGCTTCATCAAACCGGACGAGGTGATCGACGCGGAGGCGGTCCTCGACTTCATCATGCCGGTGCTGGAGCCGCTCTCCGTGGAGGAGTTCCGCTTCACCCGTGCCTGGCTGCGGGTCGAGGCCGGAAGGCTCACCAACCCGAGGTCACCGGCGTACCAGCTGAGCCGGCAGCTCAACCTGCCGCCGTCGTACCTGCTGATCCACCGGGTCACGCTCGGTTCGATCGGGATCCTCTCCCAACTGGAGGCGAAAGCCCCGTACCGGGCGATCGTGGAGCGCTGGCTACCCGGATTCGCCCCACCCGCCTGA
- a CDS encoding WhiB family transcriptional regulator, with protein sequence MSLALAPLDLSVELEANLPCRKFDPDLWFADSPTELELAKSLCGDCPLRVECLAGAVDRAEPWGVWGGEIFERGAVVPRKRPRGRPRKEDVARDVMLRVEAEARLAADGLSDSRGAVRLAA encoded by the coding sequence ATGAGTCTGGCGTTGGCCCCCCTTGACCTGAGCGTCGAGCTGGAGGCGAATCTGCCCTGCCGGAAGTTCGACCCCGACCTGTGGTTCGCCGACTCGCCCACCGAGCTGGAGCTCGCCAAGTCGCTCTGCGGGGACTGCCCGCTGCGCGTCGAGTGCCTGGCTGGTGCGGTGGATCGGGCGGAGCCGTGGGGCGTCTGGGGCGGCGAGATCTTCGAGCGTGGCGCGGTCGTTCCGCGCAAGCGGCCCCGGGGCCGTCCGCGTAAGGAGGACGTCGCACGGGACGTGATGTTGCGGGTCGAGGCCGAGGCGCGGTTGGCGGCCGATGGGCTGTCCGACTCGCGTGGCGCTGTCCGGTTGGCGGCCTGA
- a CDS encoding ATP-dependent DNA helicase UvrD2, with translation MAVDSSAERVLAGLDPEQRAAVTAVAGPVCILAGAGTGKTRAITHRIAYRALSGEIAARHVLAVTFTARAAAEMRARLTALGVGGVQARTFHAAALRQVRYFAPRLLEGRPMPELLDSKVRLVTLAAARSGLRTDRAAARDLAGEIEWAKSSLVEPAEYVVAAAKALRETPHEPARVAEVFAAYEQIKRANGVIDFEDMLRAAVWGIEEHPDVAEQVRAQYRHFVVDEYQDVNPLQQRLLDAWLGGRDDLTVVGDASQTIYSFTGATSGYLVDFPRRRRDAVVIRLVRDYRSTPQVVGLANAVIRQARGTEAQLRLELVGQRPPGAEPDLRIFPDEPTEAAAVAARCRQLVAAGTPAREIAVLFRTNAQSEAYEKALAEAEVPYLVQGAERFFERTEVRQAMIALRSAVRSTPAGTPLVQAVVDALAAVGWAREQPPPGGAARERWEALAALVQLAEEYARTPNLLPIGDATVATARGGVSGHAVTGDPVGWVERAVSLAEFGEELQRRATQQHVPTVDGVTLASLHSAKGLEWDAVFLVGLADGTLPTTYAKTAEQVEEERRLLYVGVTRARQWLWLSYASARSPGGRPRRPCRFLPQFDRSGGERATPTAVEGRKPDPRRNRVVSCRICGATLLAGVDRKLGRCADCPSDLDDELYRRLYDWRARVASAQKVPAYVVFTDATLTALAERRPVAPDGLLAIAGIGPRKLGLYGEAVLALVGGAVVDELVPEKTSIIDP, from the coding sequence GTGGCGGTTGACTCAAGCGCGGAACGGGTGCTGGCCGGACTCGACCCCGAGCAGCGCGCCGCGGTGACGGCGGTGGCCGGCCCGGTCTGCATCCTGGCCGGCGCCGGCACCGGAAAGACCAGGGCGATCACACACCGGATCGCGTACCGGGCGCTCTCCGGCGAGATCGCCGCCCGGCACGTGCTCGCGGTCACCTTCACCGCGCGGGCCGCGGCCGAGATGCGGGCCCGGCTCACCGCGCTCGGCGTCGGCGGTGTCCAGGCCCGTACGTTCCACGCCGCCGCGCTGCGCCAGGTCCGCTACTTCGCGCCCCGGCTGCTGGAGGGGCGGCCGATGCCCGAACTGCTCGACAGCAAGGTACGCCTGGTGACCCTGGCCGCCGCCCGATCCGGGTTACGGACCGACCGGGCCGCCGCCCGGGACCTCGCCGGCGAGATCGAGTGGGCCAAGTCGTCGCTGGTCGAGCCGGCGGAGTACGTGGTGGCCGCGGCGAAGGCGCTGCGGGAGACCCCGCACGAGCCCGCCCGGGTGGCCGAGGTGTTCGCCGCGTACGAGCAGATCAAGCGCGCCAACGGGGTGATCGACTTCGAGGACATGCTCCGGGCGGCGGTCTGGGGCATCGAGGAGCACCCGGACGTCGCCGAGCAGGTACGCGCCCAGTACCGGCACTTCGTCGTGGACGAGTACCAGGACGTCAACCCGCTCCAGCAGCGGCTGCTCGACGCCTGGCTCGGCGGGCGGGACGACCTGACCGTGGTCGGCGACGCCAGCCAGACCATCTACTCGTTCACCGGGGCGACCTCGGGATACCTGGTCGACTTCCCCCGTCGCCGTCGGGACGCGGTGGTGATCCGGTTGGTGCGGGACTACCGCTCCACCCCGCAGGTGGTGGGGCTGGCCAACGCGGTGATCCGGCAGGCCCGGGGCACCGAGGCGCAGCTCCGGCTGGAACTGGTCGGACAGCGACCCCCGGGCGCCGAACCGGACCTGCGGATCTTCCCCGACGAGCCGACCGAGGCGGCGGCGGTCGCGGCCCGCTGCCGGCAGCTCGTCGCCGCCGGCACGCCGGCCCGGGAGATCGCCGTGCTGTTCCGTACCAACGCCCAGTCGGAGGCGTACGAGAAGGCGCTGGCCGAGGCGGAGGTGCCGTACCTCGTACAGGGCGCCGAGCGGTTCTTCGAGCGGACCGAGGTGCGCCAGGCGATGATCGCGTTGCGCTCCGCCGTCCGCTCGACGCCGGCAGGGACACCGCTGGTCCAGGCCGTGGTGGACGCGCTGGCCGCGGTCGGCTGGGCCCGCGAGCAACCCCCGCCGGGTGGTGCGGCCAGGGAACGCTGGGAGGCGCTCGCCGCGCTGGTCCAGCTCGCCGAGGAGTACGCGAGAACGCCCAATCTCCTCCCGATCGGGGATGCCACCGTGGCGACCGCCCGGGGCGGGGTCTCCGGTCACGCGGTCACCGGCGACCCGGTCGGCTGGGTGGAGCGGGCGGTGTCGCTCGCCGAGTTCGGCGAGGAGTTGCAGCGGCGGGCGACCCAGCAGCACGTTCCGACCGTGGACGGGGTCACCCTGGCCTCCCTGCACTCGGCGAAGGGCTTGGAGTGGGACGCGGTGTTCCTGGTCGGGCTCGCCGACGGCACTCTGCCGACCACGTACGCGAAGACGGCGGAGCAGGTCGAGGAGGAGCGGCGGCTGCTCTACGTCGGGGTGACCCGGGCCAGACAGTGGCTCTGGTTGTCGTACGCCTCGGCGCGCTCGCCCGGTGGACGGCCCCGGCGACCGTGCCGCTTCCTGCCACAGTTCGACCGTTCCGGCGGGGAGCGGGCGACGCCCACCGCCGTCGAGGGCCGGAAACCCGACCCTCGACGTAACCGGGTCGTCTCCTGTCGGATCTGCGGAGCGACCCTGCTCGCCGGGGTGGACCGCAAGCTGGGGCGGTGCGCGGACTGTCCGTCGGATCTCGACGACGAGCTGTACCGGCGGCTGTACGACTGGCGGGCCCGGGTCGCCAGCGCCCAGAAGGTCCCCGCGTACGTGGTGTTCACCGACGCGACCCTGACCGCGCTGGCCGAGCGGCGTCCGGTGGCACCGGACGGCCTGTTGGCGATCGCCGGCATCGGTCCCCGCAAGCTCGGCCTGTACGGCGAGGCGGTGCTCGCTCTCGTCGGCGGCGCGGTGGTGGACGAGTTGGTCCCGGAAAAAACTTCGATAATCGACCCGTAA
- a CDS encoding mycoredoxin has protein sequence MLTMYSTSWCGYCHRLKSQFDREGIGYQVVDIEQDPAAEQYVMSVNGGNATVPTVLFPDGTALTNPSITQVKARLAASSAATS, from the coding sequence ATGCTGACCATGTACTCGACGTCCTGGTGCGGCTACTGCCACCGGCTCAAGTCTCAGTTTGATCGGGAGGGGATCGGCTACCAGGTCGTCGACATCGAGCAGGACCCGGCGGCGGAGCAGTACGTGATGAGCGTGAACGGCGGCAACGCCACCGTGCCCACCGTCCTCTTCCCCGACGGCACCGCCCTCACCAACCCTTCGATCACCCAGGTCAAGGCCCGCCTGGCGGCCTCCTCCGCCGCCACCAGCTGA
- a CDS encoding MFS transporter: MRAILRRPDFRLLFGGLVASMVAESILLLALAIWVKDLTGSDGMAGATVFAIVAPMALAPLVGWMVDRFRRRPFFIGVNLCTALLLTPLYAVQDRGDVWIIYGVGALYGLSYIALSATLIGLIKEIVPGDLLAEANATLQTVKQGLRLVGPLAGAALYAGFGGWALATLGALGFLTAAAAVSRMRVREAAPSPAQPRWLAEIGAGGRHMLGDPALRRGVVGTSLTMLVLGFSESLIFAYVDRGLGHPPAFVGVLLTVQGVGGLLGGLSSATIVGRLGEVGALATGVGIFAPAVLALVHPNLWLGFVAMVMAGFALPIVIVSLNTLTQRRTPVLLVGRVAAASEAVVSGPQSLSIGLGAVLVGAVDYRLLFALMAAAMLAVARYLWLGRRLSPPLAPRPTPLDDALPEVRIPNATPTPEPTA, translated from the coding sequence ATGCGTGCCATCCTCCGCCGCCCCGACTTCCGACTCCTCTTCGGAGGGCTCGTCGCCAGCATGGTCGCCGAGTCGATCCTGCTCCTAGCGCTCGCCATCTGGGTCAAGGACCTGACCGGCTCCGACGGGATGGCCGGAGCGACCGTTTTCGCGATCGTGGCGCCCATGGCGCTGGCGCCACTGGTCGGCTGGATGGTGGACCGGTTCCGTCGGCGGCCCTTCTTCATCGGTGTCAACCTCTGCACCGCGCTCCTGCTCACCCCGCTCTACGCCGTCCAGGACCGGGGCGACGTGTGGATCATCTACGGGGTCGGCGCCCTCTACGGGCTCTCCTACATCGCACTGAGCGCGACCCTGATCGGGCTGATCAAGGAGATCGTCCCGGGGGACCTGCTGGCCGAGGCGAACGCCACCCTGCAAACCGTCAAGCAGGGGCTGCGGCTGGTCGGTCCGCTGGCCGGCGCGGCGCTCTACGCCGGGTTCGGCGGCTGGGCGCTGGCCACGCTCGGTGCGCTGGGCTTTCTCACCGCGGCTGCCGCGGTGAGTCGGATGCGGGTACGGGAAGCCGCCCCCTCGCCCGCCCAGCCGCGCTGGCTCGCGGAGATCGGCGCCGGCGGACGGCACATGCTCGGCGACCCGGCCCTGCGCCGGGGGGTGGTCGGCACCTCGTTGACCATGCTGGTGCTCGGGTTCAGTGAGTCGCTGATCTTCGCGTACGTCGACCGGGGGCTCGGCCACCCACCCGCCTTCGTCGGCGTACTGCTGACCGTGCAGGGGGTCGGCGGCCTGCTCGGTGGCCTGTCGTCCGCCACGATCGTGGGGCGCCTGGGTGAGGTCGGAGCCCTCGCCACCGGGGTGGGGATCTTCGCGCCGGCGGTGCTCGCCCTGGTCCACCCGAATCTGTGGCTCGGGTTCGTCGCGATGGTGATGGCCGGCTTCGCGCTGCCGATCGTGATCGTCTCGCTCAACACGCTGACCCAGCGCCGTACCCCGGTGCTGCTGGTCGGCCGGGTCGCGGCGGCCTCCGAGGCGGTGGTCAGCGGTCCGCAGTCGCTCTCCATCGGGCTCGGTGCGGTGCTGGTCGGCGCGGTCGACTACCGGCTGCTCTTCGCGCTGATGGCGGCGGCCATGCTCGCCGTGGCCCGCTACCTGTGGCTGGGCCGTCGCCTCTCCCCACCCTTGGCGCCCCGACCCACGCCGCTTGACGACGCTCTGCCGGAGGTCAGGATCCCCAACGCGACCCCCACCCCCGAGCCAACCGCCTGA
- a CDS encoding winged helix-turn-helix domain-containing protein has translation MPQPAVGDIRDPRMLRAMAHPLRLRILDAVAFCGSATATEVAEQVGESPANCSWHLRQLARYGFVEEAGGGTGRQRPWRIVLDRHRWGPGGAESTRVGQAAHQVLLDVEYQALREWLGNRHEESPQWRGAGFLTQAVGWCTPAQLAEIGAAINEVLARRLPDPIDPEARPLDSRPVRFIAWGVPARPSEPATADDG, from the coding sequence ATGCCGCAACCGGCCGTCGGGGACATCCGGGACCCACGGATGCTGCGCGCCATGGCCCACCCGCTCCGGTTGCGCATTCTCGACGCGGTGGCCTTCTGTGGCTCGGCCACCGCCACGGAGGTCGCCGAGCAGGTCGGTGAGAGCCCGGCGAACTGTTCCTGGCACCTGCGCCAGCTGGCCCGATACGGCTTCGTCGAGGAGGCCGGCGGAGGCACCGGGCGCCAGCGACCCTGGCGGATCGTGCTCGACCGGCACCGCTGGGGCCCCGGCGGTGCGGAGTCGACCCGGGTGGGGCAGGCCGCCCACCAGGTCCTGCTCGACGTCGAATACCAGGCGTTGCGGGAATGGCTGGGCAACCGGCACGAAGAATCTCCACAGTGGCGCGGCGCGGGCTTCCTCACCCAGGCGGTCGGCTGGTGTACGCCCGCGCAACTCGCCGAGATCGGGGCGGCCATCAACGAGGTGCTGGCCCGCCGACTGCCCGACCCGATCGACCCCGAAGCTCGACCCCTCGATTCGCGACCGGTCCGCTTCATTGCCTGGGGCGTGCCGGCTCGGCCATCCGAGCCGGCCACCGCCGACGACGGCTGA